In a single window of the Lynx canadensis isolate LIC74 chromosome E2, mLynCan4.pri.v2, whole genome shotgun sequence genome:
- the APRT gene encoding adenine phosphoribosyltransferase isoform X3, with protein sequence MADSDLQLVARRIRSFPDFPVPGVLFRDISPVLKDPDSFRASIRLLTNHLKETHGGKIDYIVGLDSRGFLFGPSLAQELGLGCVLIRKRGKLPGPTVSASYTLEYGKGRGWRRADRVPASHLQAELEIQRDALEPGQKEPCMRPVNCWASCGRRCWSA encoded by the exons ATGGCGGACTCCGACCTGCAGCTGGTGGCGCGGCGCATCCGTAGCTTCCCGGACTTCCCCGTGCCCGGCGTGCTGTTCAG GGATATCTCGCCCGTCCTGAAGGACCCCGACTCCTTCCGCGCGTCCATCCGCCTCCTGACGAATCACCTGAAAGAGACCCACGGCGGCAAGATCGACTACATCGTGG GCCTGGACTCCCGAGGCTTTCTGTTcggcccctccctggcccaggaGCTTGGCTTGGGCTGCGTGCTCATCCGAAAGCGAGGGAAGCTGCCCGGCCCCACGGTGTCCGCCTCATACACGTTGGAATATGGGAAG GGCCGTGGCTGGAGACGCGCAGATCGAGTGCCTGCTTCCCATCTGCAGGCTGAGCTGGAAATCCAGAGAGACGCCTTGGAGCCAGGGCAGAAG GAACCATGCATGCGGCCTGTGAACTGCTGGGCCAGCTGCGGGCGGAGGTGCTGGAGTGCGTGA
- the APRT gene encoding adenine phosphoribosyltransferase isoform X2, with product MADSDLQLVARRIRSFPDFPVPGVLFRDISPVLKDPDSFRASIRLLTNHLKETHGGKIDYIVGLDSRGFLFGPSLAQELGLGCVLIRKRGKLPGPTVSASYTLEYGKAELEIQRDALEPGQKVVVVDDLLATGGTMHAACELLGQLRAEVLECVSLVELTSLKGREKLGAVPVFSLLQYD from the exons ATGGCGGACTCCGACCTGCAGCTGGTGGCGCGGCGCATCCGTAGCTTCCCGGACTTCCCCGTGCCCGGCGTGCTGTTCAG GGATATCTCGCCCGTCCTGAAGGACCCCGACTCCTTCCGCGCGTCCATCCGCCTCCTGACGAATCACCTGAAAGAGACCCACGGCGGCAAGATCGACTACATCGTGG GCCTGGACTCCCGAGGCTTTCTGTTcggcccctccctggcccaggaGCTTGGCTTGGGCTGCGTGCTCATCCGAAAGCGAGGGAAGCTGCCCGGCCCCACGGTGTCCGCCTCATACACGTTGGAATATGGGAAG GCTGAGCTGGAAATCCAGAGAGACGCCTTGGAGCCAGGGCAGAAGGTGGTTGTCGTGGACGATCTGCTGGCCACTGGGG GAACCATGCATGCGGCCTGTGAACTGCTGGGCCAGCTGCGGGCGGAGGTGCTGGAGTGCGTGAGCCTGGTGGAGCTGACCTCGCTGAAGGGCAGGGAGAAGCTGGGGGCCGtgcctgtcttctctcttctgcaGTACGACtga
- the APRT gene encoding adenine phosphoribosyltransferase isoform X1: MADSDLQLVARRIRSFPDFPVPGVLFRDISPVLKDPDSFRASIRLLTNHLKETHGGKIDYIVGLDSRGFLFGPSLAQELGLGCVLIRKRGKLPGPTVSASYTLEYGKGRGWRRADRVPASHLQAELEIQRDALEPGQKVVVVDDLLATGGTMHAACELLGQLRAEVLECVSLVELTSLKGREKLGAVPVFSLLQYD, encoded by the exons ATGGCGGACTCCGACCTGCAGCTGGTGGCGCGGCGCATCCGTAGCTTCCCGGACTTCCCCGTGCCCGGCGTGCTGTTCAG GGATATCTCGCCCGTCCTGAAGGACCCCGACTCCTTCCGCGCGTCCATCCGCCTCCTGACGAATCACCTGAAAGAGACCCACGGCGGCAAGATCGACTACATCGTGG GCCTGGACTCCCGAGGCTTTCTGTTcggcccctccctggcccaggaGCTTGGCTTGGGCTGCGTGCTCATCCGAAAGCGAGGGAAGCTGCCCGGCCCCACGGTGTCCGCCTCATACACGTTGGAATATGGGAAG GGCCGTGGCTGGAGACGCGCAGATCGAGTGCCTGCTTCCCATCTGCAGGCTGAGCTGGAAATCCAGAGAGACGCCTTGGAGCCAGGGCAGAAGGTGGTTGTCGTGGACGATCTGCTGGCCACTGGGG GAACCATGCATGCGGCCTGTGAACTGCTGGGCCAGCTGCGGGCGGAGGTGCTGGAGTGCGTGAGCCTGGTGGAGCTGACCTCGCTGAAGGGCAGGGAGAAGCTGGGGGCCGtgcctgtcttctctcttctgcaGTACGACtga
- the CDT1 gene encoding DNA replication factor Cdt1 isoform X1, whose protein sequence is MAQPRLTDFFARRRPGPRAAPPRAKPAWRTPSPAKPAPPTPARTPGGSRKRARPPAEPTRDHPAPPARRRLRLPADTVSSPSALAAPGSPEEATRSAGQLPCLAAQQDKASSKVTLSELKSCLQRARELGARAQELKASAQRKDAGEPCVLEDQGQPAGPCGQKAPAYQRFHALAQPGPPGLVLPYKYQVLAEMFRSMDTIVGMLYNRSETATFAKVKQGVQDMMRKRFEERNVGQIRTVYPACYRFRQERNVPTFKDGVKRSDYQLTIEPLLDQEAGSTAPQLTASHLLRRRQVFGQNLVERVREHHRAFLASLNPPMVVPEDQLTRWHPHFNVDEVPDIEPAELPQPPTTEKLATAQEVLARARSLMSPRMQKALSDLALRTAKSGSPGSPGPAPPATPPATPPAALKGVSQDLLERVSVRGPGRGPWDRLSADRSRGLPQIRCKQSQKQLAQMTRQPEQERRLQRLERLPELARVLRGIFVSERKPALTMEVACARMAGSYRAALSLGEMEKHVQLLSELLPDWLSLHHVRTDTYVKLDKAADLAGVLARLAHLARAEAAL, encoded by the exons ATGGCACAGCCCCGTCTCACCGACTTCTTCGCGCGCCGCCGCCCCGGGCCCCGCGCCGCGCCGCCGCGGGCCAAGCCGGCCTGGCGCACCCCGAGCCCCGCCAAGccggcaccccccaccccggcccggaCCCCGGGAGGCAGCCGCAagcgcgcccgcccgcccgccgagCCCACGCGCGACCACCCCGCGCCGCCCGCGCGCAGGCGGCTGCGGCTACCGGCCGACACG GTCTCGAGCCCCAGTGCCCTGGCtgccccaggctccccagaggAGGCCACTCGCTCAGCAGGTCAGCTGCCCTGCTTGGCAGCCCAACAGGACAAG GCCTCCTCAAAAGTCACACTTTCTGAACTCAAGTCGTGCCTACAGCGGGCACGGGAGCTAGGGGCCCGGGCCCAGGAGCTGAAAGCAAGTGCCCAGAGGAAGGATGCTGGGGAACCCTGCGTGCTGGAGGACCAGGGGCAGCCAGCAGGGCCATG CGGACAGAAGGCACCCGCCTACCAGCGCTTCCACGCCTTGGCCCAGCCGGGGCCCCCGGGGCTTGTGCTGCCCTACAAGTACCAGGTGCTGGCCGAGATGTTCCGCAGCATGGACACCATCGTGGGCATGCTCTACAACCGCTCCGAGACCGCGACCTTTGCCAAGGTTAAGCAGGGCGTCCAGGACATGATGCGCAA GCGCTTTGAGGAGCGCAACGTGGGCCAGATCAGAACCGTGTACCCCGCTTGTTACCGCTTCCGCCAGGAGCGCAACGTCCCCACCTTCAAGGACGGCGTCAAGAGGTCCGATTACCAGCTTACCATTGAGCCGCTGCTAGACCAGG AGGCCGGCAGCACGGCTCCCCAGCTCACGGCCTCGCACCTCCTGCGGCGCAGACAGGTCTTCGGCCAGAATCTGGTGGAGCGCGTCCGGGAGCACCACAGG GCCTTCCTCGCCTCCCTGAACCCGCCCATGGTGGTGCCTGAGGACCAGCTGACACGTTGGCACCCCCACTTCAATGTGGACGAAGTGCCTGACATCGAGCCGGCTGAgctgccccagccccccaccacaGAGAAGCTGGCCACCGCCCAGGAGGTGCTGGCCCGTGCCCGCAGCCTGATGTCACCCAGG ATGCAAAAGGCCCTGAGCGACCTGGCTCTGCGTACGGCCAAGTCCGGCAGCCCCGGGTCCCCCGGCCCTGCCCCGCCGGCCACCCCGCCGGCCACCCCGCCTGCCGCCCTGAAGGGGGTGTCCCAGGACCTGCTGGAGCGGGTGAGTGTCCGGGGTCCTGGCAGGGGCCCGTGGGACCGGCTCTCCGCTGACCGTTCTCGGGGCCTACCGCAGATCCGCTGCAAGCAGTCGCAGAAGCAGCTGGCGCAGATGACGCGGCAGCCGGAGCAGGAGCGGCGGCTGCAGCGGCTGGAGCGGCTGCCCGAGCTGGCCCGCGTGCTGCGTGGCATCTTCGTGTCGGAGCGCAAGCCCGCCCTCACCATGGAGGTGGCCTGCGCCAGGATGGCGGGCAGCTACCGTGCGGCCCTGAGCCTTG GGGAGATGGAGAAGCACGTACAGCTGCTCTCTGAGCTGCTGCCCGACTGGCTCAGCCTCCACCACGTCCGCACCGACACCTATGTCAAGCTGGACAAGGCTGCTGACCTGGCAGGTGTCCTCGCCCGGCTGGCCCACCTTGCCCGTGCCGAGGCGGCACTGTGA
- the CDT1 gene encoding DNA replication factor Cdt1 isoform X2, translating into MAQPRLTDFFARRRPGPRAAPPRAKPAWRTPSPAKPAPPTPARTPGGSRKRARPPAEPTRDHPAPPARRRLRLPADTVSSPSALAAPGSPEEATRSAGQLPCLAAQQDKASSKVTLSELKSCLQRARELGARAQELKASAQRKDAGEPCVLEDQGQPAGPCGQKAPAYQRFHALAQPGPPGLVLPYKYQVLAEMFRSMDTIVGMLYNRSETATFAKVKQGVQDMMRKRFEERNVGQIRTVYPACYRFRQERNVPTFKDGVKRSDYQLTIEPLLDQEAGSTAPQLTASHLLRRRQVFGQNLVERVREHHRAFLASLNPPMVVPEDQLTRWHPHFNVDEVPDIEPAELPQPPTTEKLATAQEVLARARSLMSPRMQKALSDLALRTAKSGSPGSPGPAPPATPPATPPAALKGVSQDLLERIRCKQSQKQLAQMTRQPEQERRLQRLERLPELARVLRGIFVSERKPALTMEVACARMAGSYRAALSLGEMEKHVQLLSELLPDWLSLHHVRTDTYVKLDKAADLAGVLARLAHLARAEAAL; encoded by the exons ATGGCACAGCCCCGTCTCACCGACTTCTTCGCGCGCCGCCGCCCCGGGCCCCGCGCCGCGCCGCCGCGGGCCAAGCCGGCCTGGCGCACCCCGAGCCCCGCCAAGccggcaccccccaccccggcccggaCCCCGGGAGGCAGCCGCAagcgcgcccgcccgcccgccgagCCCACGCGCGACCACCCCGCGCCGCCCGCGCGCAGGCGGCTGCGGCTACCGGCCGACACG GTCTCGAGCCCCAGTGCCCTGGCtgccccaggctccccagaggAGGCCACTCGCTCAGCAGGTCAGCTGCCCTGCTTGGCAGCCCAACAGGACAAG GCCTCCTCAAAAGTCACACTTTCTGAACTCAAGTCGTGCCTACAGCGGGCACGGGAGCTAGGGGCCCGGGCCCAGGAGCTGAAAGCAAGTGCCCAGAGGAAGGATGCTGGGGAACCCTGCGTGCTGGAGGACCAGGGGCAGCCAGCAGGGCCATG CGGACAGAAGGCACCCGCCTACCAGCGCTTCCACGCCTTGGCCCAGCCGGGGCCCCCGGGGCTTGTGCTGCCCTACAAGTACCAGGTGCTGGCCGAGATGTTCCGCAGCATGGACACCATCGTGGGCATGCTCTACAACCGCTCCGAGACCGCGACCTTTGCCAAGGTTAAGCAGGGCGTCCAGGACATGATGCGCAA GCGCTTTGAGGAGCGCAACGTGGGCCAGATCAGAACCGTGTACCCCGCTTGTTACCGCTTCCGCCAGGAGCGCAACGTCCCCACCTTCAAGGACGGCGTCAAGAGGTCCGATTACCAGCTTACCATTGAGCCGCTGCTAGACCAGG AGGCCGGCAGCACGGCTCCCCAGCTCACGGCCTCGCACCTCCTGCGGCGCAGACAGGTCTTCGGCCAGAATCTGGTGGAGCGCGTCCGGGAGCACCACAGG GCCTTCCTCGCCTCCCTGAACCCGCCCATGGTGGTGCCTGAGGACCAGCTGACACGTTGGCACCCCCACTTCAATGTGGACGAAGTGCCTGACATCGAGCCGGCTGAgctgccccagccccccaccacaGAGAAGCTGGCCACCGCCCAGGAGGTGCTGGCCCGTGCCCGCAGCCTGATGTCACCCAGG ATGCAAAAGGCCCTGAGCGACCTGGCTCTGCGTACGGCCAAGTCCGGCAGCCCCGGGTCCCCCGGCCCTGCCCCGCCGGCCACCCCGCCGGCCACCCCGCCTGCCGCCCTGAAGGGGGTGTCCCAGGACCTGCTGGAGCGG ATCCGCTGCAAGCAGTCGCAGAAGCAGCTGGCGCAGATGACGCGGCAGCCGGAGCAGGAGCGGCGGCTGCAGCGGCTGGAGCGGCTGCCCGAGCTGGCCCGCGTGCTGCGTGGCATCTTCGTGTCGGAGCGCAAGCCCGCCCTCACCATGGAGGTGGCCTGCGCCAGGATGGCGGGCAGCTACCGTGCGGCCCTGAGCCTTG GGGAGATGGAGAAGCACGTACAGCTGCTCTCTGAGCTGCTGCCCGACTGGCTCAGCCTCCACCACGTCCGCACCGACACCTATGTCAAGCTGGACAAGGCTGCTGACCTGGCAGGTGTCCTCGCCCGGCTGGCCCACCTTGCCCGTGCCGAGGCGGCACTGTGA